Proteins from one Oncorhynchus masou masou isolate Uvic2021 chromosome 12, UVic_Omas_1.1, whole genome shotgun sequence genomic window:
- the LOC135549769 gene encoding neurexophilin-1-like: MQATCWCAVLLLTPAFYLVTSVHASKGDLLKSGSPKSTLKHIWTESGKDLSISRLLSQTLHGKENTTALDLRYDTPEPYSEQDLWDWLRNSTDLHDSRPRAKRRPMVKTGKFKKMFGWGDFHSNIKTVKLNLLITGKIVDHGNGTFSVYFRHNSTGQGNVSVSLVPPTKIVEFDVAAQQSVIDAKDSKSFNCRIEYEKVEKGARNTLCNFDPSKTCYQEQTQSHVSWLCSKPFKVICIYISFYSTDYKLVQKVCPDYNYHSETPYFPSG, from the coding sequence GTGACAAGTGTACATGCTTCCAAGGGAGACCTCCTCAAATCGGGCAGCCCCAAGTCAACGTTAAAACACATATGGACAGAAAGCGGCAAGGACCTGTCAATCAGCAGGTTGCTGTCACAGACTCTCCATGGCAAAGAGAACACCACGGCCCTGGACCTGCGCTATGACACCCCGGAGCCCTACTCCGAGCAGGACCTCTGGGACTGGCTGAGGAACTCCACCGACCTCCATGATTCTAGACCTAGAGCCAAACGGCGGCCTATGGTCAAGACAGGCAAGTTCAAGAAGATGTTTGGCTGGGGAGACTTCCACTCCAACATCAAGACAGTCAAGCTCAACCTCCTCATCACCGGGAAGATTGTGGACCACGGTAACGGGACCTTCAGCGTCTACTTCAGACACAACTCCACAGGCCAGGGAAACGTGTCTGTGAGTCTCGTCCCGCCAACGAAGATCGTGGAGTTCGACGTGGCAGCCCAGCAGTCCGTGATTGACGCCAAGGACTCCAAGTCCTTCAACTGCCGCATCGAGTACGAGAAGGTGGAGAAGGGTGCCAGGAACACGCTGTGTAACTTCGACCCGTCCAAGACATGTTACCAGGAGCAGACTCAGAGTCACGTCTCCTGGCTCTGTTCCAAGCCCTTTAAAGTAATCTGCATCTACATCTCCTTCTACAGCACTGACTACAAGCTGGTGCAGAAAGTCTGTCCGGACTACAACTACCACAGTGAAACTCCCTACTTCCCCTCTGGCTGA